Proteins from a genomic interval of Pseudomonas sp. RC10:
- the cyoA gene encoding ubiquinol oxidase subunit II, which produces MSKKRYPRFFGFLALFSMLLLSGCDYTLLDPKGHVGVQERDLIITATLLMLLVVVPVIFMTIIFAWKYRATNKSATYTPDWAHSTKIELVVWLVPLAIIIVLGYVTYKSTHALDPYRPLESDVKPLTIEVVALDWKWLFIYPDQGIATVNKIVFPANTPLNFRITSDSVMNSFFIPALGGQIYAMAGMQTKLHLIANEKGDFDGISANYSGAGFTGMKFTATATDQAGFDAWVADVKNSPKQLATAEYTALAKPSERNPVELYSTVTPNLFQIIIDKYEGMKPGKIVHEKKEVAGMEGMDMGKHSAAEAEE; this is translated from the coding sequence ATGAGTAAAAAAAGGTACCCCAGGTTTTTTGGCTTCTTGGCCCTTTTCAGCATGCTCCTGCTCAGCGGGTGCGATTACACCCTGCTGGACCCCAAGGGCCATGTCGGCGTGCAAGAGCGTGATCTGATCATCACTGCAACCTTGCTCATGCTGCTGGTGGTGGTGCCGGTCATCTTCATGACCATCATCTTCGCCTGGAAGTATCGCGCGACGAACAAGAGCGCCACGTACACGCCTGACTGGGCGCATTCGACCAAGATCGAACTGGTTGTCTGGCTGGTTCCGCTGGCCATCATCATCGTGCTGGGCTATGTGACCTACAAGTCCACTCACGCGCTGGACCCATACCGTCCACTTGAGTCCGACGTGAAGCCCCTGACCATCGAAGTGGTCGCGCTTGACTGGAAATGGCTGTTCATCTACCCGGACCAGGGTATCGCCACCGTCAACAAGATCGTCTTCCCGGCCAATACTCCGCTCAATTTCCGCATCACCTCTGATTCGGTCATGAACTCGTTCTTCATCCCTGCACTGGGCGGCCAGATCTACGCGATGGCCGGCATGCAGACCAAGCTGCACTTGATCGCCAACGAGAAAGGCGATTTCGACGGCATCTCCGCGAACTACAGCGGCGCAGGTTTCACCGGCATGAAATTCACGGCAACCGCGACCGATCAGGCTGGTTTCGACGCCTGGGTAGCCGATGTCAAGAATTCACCTAAACAGCTGGCAACGGCTGAGTACACCGCTCTGGCCAAACCTAGCGAACGTAACCCCGTTGAACTCTACTCCACGGTCACTCCTAACCTGTTTCAGATCATCATCGACAAGTATGAAGGTATGAAGCCGGGCAAGATTGTCCACGAGAAGAAAGAAGTGGCCGGTATGGAAGGGATGGACATGGGTAAGCATTCAGCTGCTGAGGCAGAGGAGTAA
- a CDS encoding glycosyltransferase family 2 protein, with protein MPLVSIIAPCYNAEKYLDAAIASIFAQDYQNFEVIIVDDGSSDNSVAMLQALQARYDFQLYSQANQGVSAALNHGLSHARGEYVCTPDLDDIMLPSSVRLRADYLNQHPEVGCVGALIIYMDSDGNDTKTQKLSGIKKLSFDEILGDAVVVGAPVSLYRMDALRAVDFYDPEIRVQDFQMTLRIASKGYEVHVLPVSVTRYRRHPNNLSRRYKVLLDADMRTIAPYRSHPAYNRGLTAIINKALKYAVVSDKKYAWTLLRSIPFRQFNKTTFRRFKRLLLHRQSS; from the coding sequence ATGCCCCTGGTATCGATCATTGCGCCCTGCTACAACGCAGAAAAGTATCTGGACGCCGCCATCGCCAGCATCTTCGCTCAGGATTATCAGAACTTCGAAGTCATCATCGTCGATGACGGTTCGAGCGATAACAGCGTTGCCATGTTGCAGGCGCTGCAAGCCCGATATGATTTCCAGCTCTACTCTCAGGCCAATCAGGGCGTCAGCGCTGCGTTGAATCACGGCCTCAGCCACGCCCGTGGCGAATACGTGTGCACGCCGGACCTCGATGACATCATGTTGCCGTCGTCTGTGCGGTTGCGCGCCGACTACCTGAATCAGCACCCGGAAGTCGGTTGTGTGGGCGCGCTGATCATCTACATGGATTCGGACGGCAACGACACCAAGACGCAAAAGTTGTCGGGCATCAAGAAACTCAGCTTCGATGAAATCCTTGGCGACGCGGTCGTGGTTGGCGCCCCTGTGTCGCTGTACCGCATGGACGCCCTCCGGGCCGTGGATTTCTACGACCCCGAGATTCGGGTCCAGGATTTCCAGATGACCCTCAGAATCGCCAGCAAGGGCTATGAGGTTCATGTGCTGCCGGTCAGTGTCACGCGCTATCGTCGTCATCCTAACAACCTGTCGCGCCGCTACAAGGTGCTGCTCGACGCCGACATGCGCACCATTGCCCCGTACCGCTCTCATCCCGCTTACAACCGGGGCCTGACTGCGATCATCAACAAGGCGTTGAAATATGCAGTGGTCAGCGACAAGAAGTACGCGTGGACCCTGTTGCGCTCAATTCCCTTCCGGCAATTCAACAAGACCACCTTTCGCCGCTTCAAGCGCCTGTTGCTGCACCGCCAGAGCAGCTGA
- a CDS encoding type II toxin-antitoxin system RelE/ParE family toxin has protein sequence MYTVLQTDEFASWHSNLCSTRAKVAIARRIDRAAAGNLGDLKSIGGSISEMRLDIESGYRIYLTFRNGTLIILLAGGNKASQSRDIRRAQTLVKRLEHE, from the coding sequence ATGTACACCGTTTTGCAGACTGATGAGTTTGCGAGTTGGCATTCCAATCTGTGCAGCACGAGAGCAAAGGTAGCGATTGCTCGTCGCATTGATCGGGCTGCCGCAGGCAATCTTGGTGACCTCAAGTCGATAGGGGGTAGCATTTCGGAAATGCGCCTGGACATTGAGAGTGGTTACCGGATCTATCTTACGTTTCGCAACGGGACCTTGATCATTTTGTTGGCAGGAGGCAATAAGGCCAGCCAATCAAGGGATATACGACGCGCGCAAACACTGGTGAAGAGGTTAGAGCATGAGTAA
- the cyoB gene encoding cytochrome o ubiquinol oxidase subunit I: MFGKLTLDAVPFHEPIVMITLAMIAIGGAAVVGLISYFKKWTYLYTEWLTSVDHKKIGVMYIVIAMVMLLRGFADAIMMRSQLALATEGSPGYLPPEHYDQIFTAHGVIMIIFMAMPFFTGLMNIVLPLQIGARDVAFPFLNSLSLYLLISGVVLVNVSLGVGEFARTGWVAYPPLSELGYSPGVGVDYYIWALQLSGLGTTLTGVNFLVTVLKMRTPGMKLMDMPIFTWTCTWANVLIVASFPILTGTLAFLTLDRYLDFHIFTNELGGNPMMYVNLFWAWGHPEVYILILPAFGVFSEVISTFTGKRLFGHHSMIYASGAISVLGFMVWLHHFFTMGSGASVNAFFGLATMLISIPTGVKLFNWLFTIYQGRLRFDAPVLWTLGFMITFSIGGMTGVLLAIPGADFVLHNSLFVIAHFHNVIIGGAVFGYIAGFAFWFPKAFGFKLNEKWGKAAFWFWISGFYVAFMPLYALGFMGMTRRLNTTDNPDWTPYLHVAFWGAALIAVGIACQLIQIYVSIRDREQNRDLTGDPWNGHTLEWSTSSPPPFYNFAELPKADEIDAFYAAKRDGEAYKVPAKYNDIHMPHNTATGMIMGGLLTVFGFAMIWHIWWLAIASLVGTVVYLVIHTARDDQGYMVPASEVARVEGEQHKILASVRAAQANSPVNKLEQA; the protein is encoded by the coding sequence ATGTTTGGTAAATTAACTCTAGACGCGGTTCCGTTTCACGAACCGATAGTCATGATCACGCTCGCGATGATCGCTATCGGCGGTGCGGCGGTTGTCGGTCTGATCTCGTATTTCAAGAAGTGGACCTACCTGTACACCGAGTGGCTGACCTCCGTCGACCACAAGAAAATCGGTGTGATGTACATCGTCATCGCCATGGTCATGCTGCTGCGTGGTTTCGCCGACGCCATCATGATGCGTTCCCAGTTGGCCCTGGCCACTGAAGGTTCGCCTGGCTACCTGCCGCCTGAACACTACGACCAGATCTTCACCGCTCACGGTGTGATCATGATCATCTTCATGGCGATGCCATTCTTCACCGGTCTGATGAACATCGTTCTCCCTCTGCAGATCGGCGCTCGCGACGTTGCGTTCCCGTTCCTGAACTCGCTGTCCCTGTACCTGCTGATCTCCGGCGTGGTTCTGGTCAACGTGTCCCTGGGTGTCGGCGAATTCGCACGCACTGGCTGGGTTGCCTATCCACCGCTGTCCGAGCTGGGCTATAGCCCTGGCGTGGGCGTGGACTACTACATCTGGGCGCTACAGCTATCCGGCCTGGGTACGACACTGACGGGCGTAAACTTCCTGGTTACCGTTCTGAAAATGCGCACCCCAGGCATGAAACTGATGGACATGCCGATTTTCACCTGGACCTGCACCTGGGCCAACGTCTTGATCGTGGCTTCGTTCCCGATCCTGACCGGCACCCTGGCATTCCTGACCCTCGACCGTTACCTCGACTTCCACATCTTCACGAACGAATTGGGTGGTAACCCGATGATGTACGTGAACCTGTTCTGGGCGTGGGGTCACCCTGAGGTGTACATCCTGATTCTGCCGGCGTTCGGTGTCTTCTCCGAAGTCATCTCGACGTTCACCGGCAAGCGCCTGTTCGGCCACCACTCGATGATCTACGCCTCCGGCGCGATCTCGGTGCTGGGCTTCATGGTATGGCTGCACCACTTCTTCACCATGGGTTCGGGTGCGAGCGTCAACGCCTTCTTCGGTCTGGCGACGATGCTGATTTCCATCCCGACGGGTGTGAAACTGTTCAACTGGCTGTTCACGATCTACCAGGGCCGTCTGCGCTTCGACGCGCCAGTGCTCTGGACCCTGGGCTTCATGATCACCTTCTCCATCGGTGGCATGACCGGCGTACTGCTGGCCATTCCAGGTGCTGACTTCGTTCTGCACAACAGCCTGTTCGTGATCGCGCACTTCCACAACGTGATCATCGGTGGTGCGGTATTCGGTTACATCGCCGGCTTCGCGTTCTGGTTCCCTAAAGCGTTCGGCTTCAAGCTGAACGAGAAGTGGGGCAAGGCAGCGTTCTGGTTCTGGATCTCGGGCTTCTACGTGGCATTCATGCCGCTGTACGCTCTGGGCTTCATGGGCATGACCCGTCGTCTGAACACCACTGATAACCCGGACTGGACACCTTACCTGCACGTTGCCTTCTGGGGCGCTGCGCTGATCGCAGTCGGTATCGCCTGCCAGCTGATTCAGATCTACGTGAGTATCCGTGACCGCGAGCAGAACCGTGACCTGACCGGTGACCCATGGAATGGCCACACCCTGGAATGGTCCACGTCTTCGCCGCCGCCGTTCTACAACTTCGCAGAGCTGCCAAAGGCTGACGAGATCGACGCGTTCTATGCTGCCAAGCGTGATGGCGAGGCGTACAAGGTTCCGGCCAAGTACAACGACATCCACATGCCGCACAACACCGCAACCGGCATGATCATGGGTGGTCTGCTGACCGTCTTTGGTTTCGCGATGATCTGGCACATCTGGTGGCTGGCAATCGCAAGCCTGGTAGGCACTGTCGTTTACCTCGTGATCCACACTGCACGTGATGATCAGGGCTACATGGTTCCTGCTTCGGAAGTGGCACGTGTCGAAGGCGAGCAACACAAGATCCTGGCCTCGGTGCGCGCTGCCCAGGCAAACTCTCCTGTCAACAAGCTGGAGCAGGCATAA
- the cyoE gene encoding heme o synthase, translated as MSLKHFIQITKPGIIFGNVLSVAGGFFLASKGHVDFGLFLVAMIGTSLVVASGCVFNNCIDRDIDLKMERTRNRVLVQGLVSLKLALAYATVLGVVGVGLLYFKANALAALFAVIGFVIYVGFYSLYLKRKSVHGTLVGSLSGAMPPVIGYVAVSNSFDLAALTLLVMFSLWQMPHSYAIAIFRFNDYLAASIPVLPVKRGIRVAKRHILIYILAFLLATLMLTFGGYAGLNYLAVAAAMGMYWLYMAWTGYKAKDDTVWARKLFVFSIFTITALSVAMSLDFQVTKELLITYAAP; from the coding sequence ATGTCACTGAAGCACTTTATCCAAATCACCAAACCGGGGATCATTTTCGGTAACGTGCTTTCGGTGGCTGGTGGCTTTTTCCTCGCATCAAAGGGGCATGTCGATTTCGGCCTGTTCCTTGTTGCAATGATTGGTACGTCGCTGGTCGTCGCATCCGGTTGTGTTTTCAACAACTGCATCGACCGCGACATCGACCTGAAGATGGAGCGCACCCGTAATCGTGTGCTGGTGCAGGGGCTGGTTTCGCTGAAGCTCGCCCTGGCCTATGCGACGGTGCTGGGTGTGGTGGGCGTTGGCCTGCTGTACTTCAAGGCCAACGCATTGGCCGCTCTGTTCGCCGTGATCGGTTTCGTGATTTATGTGGGCTTCTACAGCCTGTACCTGAAACGCAAATCCGTTCACGGCACACTGGTCGGCAGCCTCTCCGGGGCAATGCCACCGGTCATTGGCTACGTCGCCGTGAGCAACAGCTTCGACCTCGCTGCGCTGACCTTGCTGGTCATGTTCAGCCTGTGGCAGATGCCTCATTCGTACGCGATCGCGATCTTCCGCTTCAACGACTACCTGGCTGCCTCGATTCCGGTTCTGCCGGTCAAGCGCGGCATTCGGGTGGCCAAGCGTCATATCCTGATCTACATCCTGGCCTTCTTGTTGGCGACCTTGATGTTGACCTTCGGCGGTTACGCCGGGCTCAATTACCTGGCCGTCGCGGCCGCCATGGGCATGTACTGGTTGTACATGGCCTGGACAGGTTACAAGGCCAAGGATGACACCGTTTGGGCACGCAAGCTGTTCGTGTTCTCCATCTTCACGATCACTGCTCTGAGCGTGGCCATGTCGCTGGATTTTCAGGTAACTAAGGAATTGCTGATTACGTACGCAGCTCCTTAG
- a CDS encoding DedA family protein gives MFEHIDINYLLVNYGYWAVFIGCLLEGETILILGGLAAHQTSLRLLDVIAVATLGGMLGDQILFWTGRYFGPRILPKLHRQQATIDRVSGLIERYPTASIFSVRFLYGMRLVGPLVIGASRLSPIRFSLVNLLGAAVWATLFVMGGYWAGEALENLLGNLKPYRLPIFAGVVVLAAGVAWYRHHRAKVRVGRSSPKS, from the coding sequence ATGTTCGAACACATCGACATCAATTATCTGCTGGTCAACTACGGCTATTGGGCAGTGTTTATCGGCTGTCTGCTGGAAGGCGAAACCATCCTGATTCTCGGCGGGCTCGCGGCGCACCAGACGTCACTGCGACTGCTCGATGTGATCGCTGTCGCCACGTTGGGGGGCATGTTGGGCGACCAGATTCTATTCTGGACCGGGCGATATTTCGGGCCCCGAATTTTGCCCAAGCTGCATCGACAGCAAGCAACCATCGACCGTGTGTCAGGGCTGATCGAGCGCTACCCCACGGCGTCGATCTTCTCGGTGCGCTTTCTCTACGGCATGCGCCTTGTCGGACCGCTGGTGATTGGTGCAAGCCGCCTGTCACCGATCCGCTTTTCGCTCGTCAACCTGCTCGGCGCTGCGGTCTGGGCGACACTGTTCGTGATGGGCGGATACTGGGCGGGGGAAGCGCTGGAGAACCTGCTCGGCAACCTGAAGCCCTATCGCCTGCCGATCTTCGCCGGCGTCGTCGTGCTTGCGGCGGGCGTGGCGTGGTATCGGCATCATCGGGCTAAGGTTCGGGTGGGGCGGTCATCACCGAAGTCATGA
- a CDS encoding CatB-related O-acetyltransferase — MKFLELLKTRKTRKHLRSLDKLERAAEKIRLHYPKYVVGTGTYGIPEVFEFGDDTILRIGSYSSIAAGVKILLGGEHRTDWLTTYPFPAMMSGLEDIKDYAPSKGDVVIGSDCWICAGATILSGVTIGHGAIVAAGAVVTRDVPPFAVVGGNPCKFIRWRFEEGVRDQLLQAAWWDWPMEEVKSVARMLSGSDLDAFLDYISTRGAA, encoded by the coding sequence ATGAAATTCCTCGAACTGCTCAAGACCCGTAAAACCAGGAAGCACCTGCGCAGCCTGGATAAACTCGAACGTGCCGCTGAAAAAATCCGACTGCATTACCCGAAGTATGTGGTGGGCACGGGAACGTACGGTATTCCGGAGGTGTTCGAGTTCGGTGACGACACGATCCTGCGCATTGGCTCGTACAGCTCGATTGCGGCAGGGGTGAAGATTCTCCTGGGCGGCGAGCATCGCACCGATTGGCTGACCACCTATCCATTCCCGGCCATGATGAGTGGTCTGGAAGACATCAAGGATTACGCGCCCAGCAAAGGCGACGTGGTCATCGGCAGTGACTGCTGGATCTGCGCGGGGGCGACAATTCTCTCGGGCGTCACCATTGGTCACGGCGCCATCGTCGCAGCTGGCGCGGTGGTTACGCGCGACGTGCCGCCCTTCGCGGTGGTCGGGGGCAACCCGTGCAAGTTCATCCGTTGGCGTTTTGAAGAAGGCGTTCGTGACCAACTTTTGCAGGCCGCATGGTGGGATTGGCCGATGGAGGAAGTGAAGTCCGTCGCCCGGATGCTGTCCGGTTCTGACCTGGATGCGTTCCTGGATTACATCAGCACCCGCGGCGCCGCCTGA
- a CDS encoding cytochrome o ubiquinol oxidase subunit III, giving the protein MSNLVFEGAKGHDHDHDHAHDHHDAGEMKIYGFWIYLMTDCILFASIFAIYAVLVNNVAGGPSGHDIFELPYVLGETACLLLSSITYGFAMLAMHKGNKAGVLGWLFITFLFGLGFIGMEVNEFHMLIEEGYGPNRSGFLSAFFTLVGTHGLHVTSGLIWMAIMMYHVSKHGLTSTNQTRLSMLSLFWHFLDVVWICVFTVVYLMGTI; this is encoded by the coding sequence ATGTCGAACTTAGTATTTGAAGGGGCGAAAGGTCACGATCACGATCATGACCACGCCCATGATCACCACGATGCCGGCGAGATGAAGATCTACGGCTTCTGGATCTACCTGATGACCGACTGCATTCTGTTTGCGTCGATCTTCGCAATCTATGCAGTGCTGGTGAACAACGTTGCCGGCGGTCCTTCGGGCCACGACATCTTCGAACTGCCTTATGTGCTCGGCGAAACCGCCTGCCTGTTGCTCAGCTCGATCACCTACGGCTTCGCCATGCTGGCGATGCACAAAGGTAACAAGGCTGGCGTGCTGGGTTGGTTGTTCATCACCTTCCTGTTCGGTCTGGGCTTCATCGGCATGGAAGTCAATGAATTCCACATGCTGATCGAAGAAGGCTACGGCCCTAACCGCAGCGGTTTCCTGTCGGCGTTCTTCACGCTGGTCGGTACCCACGGTCTGCACGTGACCAGCGGTCTGATCTGGATGGCGATCATGATGTATCACGTCAGCAAGCACGGCCTGACGTCGACCAACCAGACTCGCCTCAGCATGCTCAGCCTGTTCTGGCACTTCCTGGACGTGGTCTGGATCTGTGTGTTCACCGTTGTCTATCTGATGGGGACCATCTAA
- a CDS encoding addiction module antidote protein, giving the protein MSNQLIPFDVASFLDSDEAISEYLTQVLTDGDCDEFVRAVGYVAKARGMSHIAEASGLGRASLYKALAPGAKPRFDTVVRVMHALGVELHAKVAGTVTAASRV; this is encoded by the coding sequence ATGAGTAATCAGTTGATCCCGTTCGACGTCGCTTCGTTTCTGGACTCTGATGAGGCCATCAGCGAATACCTGACTCAGGTACTGACGGACGGAGACTGCGATGAGTTCGTCAGAGCGGTGGGTTACGTCGCCAAAGCTCGGGGCATGTCTCATATCGCAGAGGCGTCGGGTTTGGGGCGAGCGAGCTTGTATAAAGCGCTGGCACCCGGTGCCAAGCCACGTTTCGATACTGTCGTCAGGGTCATGCATGCGCTGGGTGTTGAACTCCACGCGAAAGTCGCAGGCACTGTTACGGCAGCCTCCCGAGTGTGA
- the cyoD gene encoding cytochrome o ubiquinol oxidase subunit IV, with product MANSHHSHDDASHGSFKSYMIGFVLSIILTAIPFGLVMFPTISKVATLWVVLIFAVVQVLVHLVYFLHLDRSAAQRNSVIAFAFATLVILLLVGLSVWIMFSIHTFMMAK from the coding sequence ATGGCTAATTCACATCATTCTCACGACGATGCGAGCCACGGTAGCTTCAAGTCGTACATGATCGGTTTCGTACTGTCGATCATCCTGACCGCGATTCCTTTCGGTCTGGTGATGTTCCCGACCATTTCGAAAGTCGCCACCCTGTGGGTCGTACTGATTTTCGCTGTCGTGCAGGTTCTGGTTCACCTGGTGTACTTCCTGCACCTGGACCGCTCTGCGGCGCAGCGCAACAGTGTGATCGCGTTTGCCTTCGCAACGTTGGTTATCTTGCTGTTGGTCGGTTTGAGTGTCTGGATCATGTTCAGCATTCACACCTTCATGATGGCGAAGTGA
- a CDS encoding transporter substrate-binding domain-containing protein, whose product MNKRTTATLLITLLTAAQAHAAEQVSHLDAIQQKGELAVCTTGDYKPYTFLNADGQYEGIDIELVQSLAQSLGVKVQWVPTTWKTLMTDFTAGRCDVAVGGISVTLERQKKAFFSDTLDVDGKVPLVRCEDEAKYQTLDQINQPHVRLIEPQGGTNEAFAHAFLPKAALGFHDNKTIFQQLLDGKADVMITDASEALYQQKRLPGLCTVNPSRYMQYGEKAYLLPRDDVSWKAYVDQWLHLAKATGTYQNVVAHWLAVPAP is encoded by the coding sequence ATGAACAAACGCACCACCGCCACCCTGTTGATCACTCTGCTCACCGCCGCTCAGGCCCACGCCGCCGAGCAGGTATCGCATCTGGACGCGATTCAACAGAAAGGCGAGCTGGCGGTCTGCACCACTGGGGATTACAAGCCTTACACGTTTCTCAACGCCGACGGGCAATACGAAGGCATCGACATCGAATTGGTCCAGTCGCTCGCGCAAAGTCTGGGCGTGAAGGTGCAGTGGGTGCCGACGACCTGGAAAACGCTGATGACGGATTTCACGGCGGGCAGGTGCGACGTGGCAGTAGGCGGGATTTCGGTGACGCTGGAGCGGCAGAAAAAAGCGTTTTTCAGTGACACGCTGGATGTAGACGGGAAGGTGCCGCTGGTACGTTGCGAGGACGAGGCGAAGTACCAGACGCTCGATCAGATCAATCAACCCCACGTACGTTTGATCGAGCCTCAAGGGGGGACCAACGAGGCGTTCGCCCACGCGTTTTTGCCCAAGGCCGCGCTGGGGTTCCACGACAACAAGACCATCTTCCAGCAGTTGCTCGACGGCAAGGCCGACGTGATGATCACCGACGCGTCCGAGGCGCTGTATCAGCAGAAGCGCCTGCCGGGGCTGTGCACGGTCAATCCGTCGCGCTATATGCAATACGGCGAGAAGGCGTATCTGTTGCCGCGCGATGACGTCAGCTGGAAGGCCTACGTCGATCAGTGGCTGCATCTGGCCAAGGCGACCGGCACCTACCAGAACGTCGTGGCGCACTGGTTGGCGGTGCCCGCGCCATAG
- a CDS encoding disulfide bond formation protein B yields the protein MTDEMFYLRREKQFLVLLGIICLALIGGALYMQVVLGEAPCPLCILQRYALLFIAIFAFIGAAMRGRVGLSICEVLVTLSAIGGVVAAGRHVWIQTHPTESCGIDILQPIVDGLPLASLFPLGFQVAGFCETPYPPVLGLSLAQWALIAFVLTVILVPVGIIWNRMKAR from the coding sequence ATGACTGACGAGATGTTTTACCTGCGGCGCGAAAAGCAGTTTCTGGTTTTGCTGGGCATCATTTGCCTGGCGCTGATCGGCGGGGCCCTGTACATGCAGGTGGTGCTGGGCGAAGCGCCTTGTCCGCTGTGCATCTTGCAACGCTATGCGCTGCTGTTCATCGCGATTTTTGCCTTCATCGGCGCCGCCATGCGTGGACGCGTAGGTCTGAGCATCTGTGAAGTGTTGGTCACGCTCAGTGCGATCGGCGGTGTGGTCGCTGCGGGACGTCACGTCTGGATTCAGACCCATCCGACCGAGAGCTGCGGCATCGACATACTGCAACCGATCGTGGACGGTTTGCCCCTGGCCTCACTGTTTCCGCTGGGTTTCCAAGTGGCAGGCTTCTGTGAGACGCCATATCCGCCAGTCTTGGGACTGTCGCTTGCACAATGGGCATTGATCGCTTTCGTTCTCACCGTAATTCTGGTACCGGTCGGCATCATTTGGAACCGTATGAAAGCGCGTTAA
- a CDS encoding ATPase has protein sequence MKPSKSITRAFCVELQQELSIVAARREYFSQEAPRARFNFLCSSEACRAQGVKITGVRYDVKPQENPTFVAAHFRANPNYEHHVDCEWVGEADTGDDKPEASETESETALRKVKRKLDDYIDVFDPALKERAKSEAVSAKPDKALGENPADLAPVSDTSKSKPPTETRTNNLERLVDSFRQAQAQLTKEEFALLTLRIPGQGEVSLRSYFRHIKFAQLGDERRVLYGGGLVERYGTGFKFKFFDRLQGKLVTLYVSPAQMQAYRSSRYISELLSHAEEVRFFTVFALGTLAASPSGKSVSVEIDDLRHLAIVLGPAKAANGDERTPPKPA, from the coding sequence ATGAAGCCCAGCAAGAGCATCACCCGCGCGTTTTGCGTCGAGTTGCAGCAGGAGCTGTCCATCGTGGCGGCGCGACGCGAGTATTTTTCTCAGGAAGCGCCTCGGGCGCGCTTCAATTTCCTGTGCTCGTCCGAAGCCTGCCGCGCACAGGGCGTCAAGATCACCGGAGTGCGGTATGACGTGAAACCCCAAGAAAATCCTACGTTCGTCGCCGCGCATTTCAGGGCCAATCCCAACTACGAGCATCACGTCGATTGCGAATGGGTGGGCGAGGCGGATACCGGTGACGATAAACCCGAGGCCTCTGAAACGGAGTCGGAAACGGCCCTGCGCAAGGTCAAGCGTAAGCTGGACGACTACATCGATGTGTTCGATCCCGCACTCAAGGAGCGGGCAAAGTCTGAGGCCGTGTCTGCCAAGCCTGACAAGGCTCTGGGAGAAAACCCTGCTGATCTCGCGCCGGTGTCTGACACGTCGAAAAGCAAACCGCCGACCGAAACCCGCACCAACAACCTGGAGCGTCTGGTAGACAGTTTCCGCCAGGCTCAGGCGCAGCTCACTAAAGAAGAGTTCGCTCTGCTTACCCTGCGTATTCCTGGTCAGGGCGAGGTATCGCTGCGCTCGTATTTCCGCCACATCAAGTTCGCACAACTGGGTGACGAGCGACGGGTGTTGTATGGGGGCGGCCTGGTTGAGCGCTACGGCACAGGGTTCAAGTTCAAATTCTTTGACCGGCTACAAGGCAAGCTCGTCACGCTATACGTGTCGCCCGCGCAGATGCAGGCGTATCGATCCAGCCGTTACATCAGCGAGTTGCTGAGCCACGCTGAGGAGGTGCGATTCTTCACGGTATTCGCGTTGGGCACGCTGGCTGCCAGCCCGTCTGGCAAAAGCGTCAGCGTGGAGATCGACGACTTGCGGCACCTTGCGATCGTGTTGGGTCCCGCGAAAGCGGCCAATGGCGACGAGCGCACGCCTCCCAAACCGGCATGA